In Nicotiana tabacum cultivar K326 chromosome 17, ASM71507v2, whole genome shotgun sequence, one DNA window encodes the following:
- the LOC107762634 gene encoding uncharacterized protein LOC107762634, with product MGCCVSSDNHNKVPPTISNSSQQSEEETVKEVLSETPTIPKKSSPISYFPNTMEQKPHKDHILKKPIIPNFNHHSRHDHDLSEEVSEICSTTLSDTISTTTTLTDKRYTTEDDVTEVRQMSPAKYRNGSFQGELRRNVGSSPARRSDPSPGRVRSGKDSRGPRKDNGECSGRRSRSPAMRTENGGFGSGIGRSPSVRKTGKSPGRVRSELGDRIRKMEERDGDGENKWPPTSENESLENPLVSLECFIFL from the coding sequence ATGGGTTGTTGTGTTAGCAGTGACAACCACAACAAAGTACCTCCCACTATATCCAATTCTTCACAACAGAGCGAAGAAGAGACAGTCAAAGAAGTGCTTTCTGAAACTCCAACTATACCCAAGAAATCCTCTCCCATCTCATATTTTCCCAATACTATGGAACAAAAACCCCATAAAGATCACATTTTGAAGAAACCTATCATTCCTAATTTCAACCACCACTCTCGTCATGATCATGATCTCTCGGAAGAAGTATCCGAGATCTGCAGCACCACTCTCAGCGATACCATTTCAACTACAACAACACTGACAGATAAACGATATACAACTGAAGATGACGTCACTGAAGTCCGGCAGATGTCGCCGGCCAAGTACCGGAACGGTTCTTTTCAGGGAGAGTTGAGAAGAAATGTTGGGAGCTCGCCTGCAAGAAGATCCGACCCGTCTCCAGGTCGGGTCAGATCCGGAAAAGATTCTCGGGGTCCGAGGAAGGATAACGGGGAATGTTCTGGTAGGAGATCGAGGTCACCAGCGATGAGGACGGAGAATGGAGGATTCGGGTCGGGTATAGGGAGGAGCCCGTCGGTGAGAAAAACGGGTAAGTCGCCGGGAAGAGTGAGATCCGAACTGGGTGATCGGATCCGGAAGATGGAGGAAAGAGATGGGGATGGAGAAAACAAGTGGCCACCGACAAGTGAAAATGAATCACTTGAAAATCCACTTGTGTCCTTGGAATGTTTTATTTTTctgtaa